A genomic window from Rhodococcus sp. KBS0724 includes:
- a CDS encoding YafY family protein, protein MATSKIERLMNLVIALLSTRQFLTAEKIRDSVAGYSDSANYEAFSRMFERDKNELRDLGVPLETGPAGRFSTVEGYRINRNAYELPDVDLTSEESAAVAVAVQLWESPELISAAQSALLKLRAAGVQVDADVTAAPITAIPARSRGSEPALGKLLAAVDAGRAVHFQHRGALNEPFIERTVEPWGVVTHNGKWYLVGHDVDRDAVRTFRLSRIGDDVREFGPAGAVHKPEGLDLREVVDRVTGSGVVTGTATVWVAANRAHELRRLASSMTERTLTEREGSVLSIPVRSWEWTARLIAGHGADALVLDPPDLRADVITKLQGAAARSDIAEQKESH, encoded by the coding sequence GTGGCGACATCGAAAATCGAGCGGTTGATGAACTTGGTGATTGCTTTGCTGTCCACCAGGCAGTTCCTCACTGCGGAGAAAATCCGTGATTCAGTAGCCGGTTACAGCGATTCCGCCAATTACGAGGCGTTCTCCCGGATGTTCGAGCGGGACAAGAACGAGCTTCGTGACCTCGGAGTTCCGTTGGAGACAGGACCGGCGGGGCGGTTTTCGACGGTTGAGGGATATCGGATCAACCGAAACGCGTATGAGCTGCCTGACGTTGACTTGACCAGTGAAGAGTCGGCGGCCGTTGCCGTCGCCGTGCAACTGTGGGAATCGCCGGAGCTGATCTCGGCCGCGCAGAGTGCGTTGCTCAAATTGCGTGCTGCCGGGGTGCAGGTCGACGCCGATGTGACTGCCGCGCCGATCACCGCGATTCCGGCTCGCTCACGTGGTTCCGAACCGGCACTCGGGAAACTGCTCGCGGCGGTCGACGCGGGGCGGGCTGTCCATTTTCAGCACCGGGGCGCACTCAACGAACCGTTCATCGAGCGAACGGTCGAGCCGTGGGGCGTCGTCACGCACAACGGCAAGTGGTACCTCGTCGGTCACGATGTCGATCGGGACGCGGTCCGGACGTTCCGTCTGTCCCGTATCGGTGACGATGTTCGCGAGTTCGGCCCAGCCGGCGCAGTGCACAAACCGGAGGGGCTTGATCTTCGCGAAGTTGTGGACCGAGTAACGGGATCGGGCGTCGTCACCGGCACTGCGACGGTCTGGGTGGCGGCGAACCGTGCTCATGAGTTGCGCAGGCTGGCGTCGTCGATGACGGAGCGGACGCTGACCGAACGCGAGGGAAGCGTCCTGTCGATCCCGGTTCGCTCGTGGGAATGGACTGCCAGGTTGATCGCCGGACACGGAGCGGACGCCTTGGTGCTTGATCCTCCGGACCTCCGGGCCGACGTGATCACAAAACTGCAGGGTGCCGCGGCGCGCTCGGACATTGCCGAGCAGAAGGAATCTCACTGA
- the pafA gene encoding Pup--protein ligase produces MQRRIMGIETEFGVTCTFHGHRRLSPDEVARYLFRRVVSWGRSSNVFLRNGARLYLDVGSHPEYATAECDSLIQLVNHDRAGERVLEELLIDAEERLAEEGIGGDIYLFKNNTDSAGNSYGCHENFLVARAGEFSRISDVLLPFLVTRQLICGAGKVLQTPKAATFCLSQRAEHIWEGVSSATTRSRPIINTRDEPHADAEKYRRLHVIVGDSNMAETSTMLKVGSAALVLEMIEAGVSFRDFALDNPIRAIREVSHDVTGKRPVRLAGGRQASALDIQREYHSKAVEHLRNREPDPQVEQVVDLWGRMLDAVEAQDFAKVDTEIDWVIKRKLFQRYQDRHGFDLSDPKIAQLDLAYHDIKRGRGVFDVLQRKGLVKRVTEDETIDDAVDNPPQTTRAKLRGDFITAAQAAGRDFTVDWVHLKLNDQAQRTVLCKDPFRSVDERVERLIASM; encoded by the coding sequence GTGCAGAGACGAATCATGGGAATCGAGACGGAATTCGGCGTTACCTGCACCTTTCACGGGCACAGGCGACTGAGCCCCGACGAGGTTGCTCGTTACCTCTTCCGTCGTGTCGTGTCATGGGGTCGCAGTTCCAACGTCTTTCTTCGTAACGGAGCGCGCCTGTACCTGGATGTGGGTTCTCATCCGGAGTACGCAACTGCCGAATGCGACAGCCTCATCCAACTGGTCAACCATGACCGGGCCGGCGAGCGTGTCCTCGAGGAATTGCTTATCGATGCGGAAGAACGATTGGCCGAAGAGGGAATCGGTGGCGACATCTACCTCTTCAAGAACAACACCGACTCGGCTGGAAACTCGTACGGTTGCCACGAGAACTTCCTGGTCGCGCGTGCCGGAGAGTTCTCCCGCATTTCCGACGTGCTGTTGCCGTTCCTTGTGACGCGCCAGCTGATCTGCGGCGCCGGGAAGGTTTTGCAGACACCGAAGGCAGCAACGTTCTGCCTCTCCCAGCGTGCCGAGCACATCTGGGAGGGCGTCTCGTCGGCCACCACACGGTCGCGTCCGATCATCAACACCCGCGACGAACCTCATGCCGACGCCGAGAAGTACCGTCGGCTGCACGTCATCGTCGGTGATTCGAATATGGCCGAGACCAGCACGATGTTGAAGGTCGGCTCCGCCGCTCTGGTGCTCGAGATGATCGAGGCGGGAGTCTCGTTCCGCGACTTCGCGCTCGACAATCCGATTCGGGCCATCCGTGAAGTCAGCCATGACGTCACCGGAAAGCGGCCCGTCCGATTGGCGGGCGGACGTCAGGCCAGTGCACTCGACATTCAGCGTGAATACCACTCCAAGGCCGTGGAGCACCTGCGCAATCGCGAACCGGATCCGCAGGTCGAGCAAGTCGTCGATTTGTGGGGCCGCATGCTCGACGCCGTCGAAGCCCAGGATTTTGCGAAGGTCGACACGGAAATCGACTGGGTGATCAAGCGTAAGTTGTTCCAGCGCTATCAAGATCGTCACGGATTTGACCTGTCGGACCCGAAGATCGCGCAGCTCGATCTTGCCTATCACGACATCAAGCGTGGGCGCGGTGTGTTCGACGTGTTGCAGCGTAAGGGCTTGGTCAAGCGCGTCACGGAGGACGAAACCATCGATGACGCCGTCGACAATCCGCCGCAGACGACACGCGCGAAACTGCGCGGCGATTTCATCACTGCAGCGCAGGCCGCTGGGCGTGACTTCACCGTCGACTGGGTGCATCTCAAGCTCAACGATCAAGCTCAGCGAACAGTCCTGTGCAAGGACCCGTTCCGTTCGGTCGACGAAAGAGTTGAGCGACTCATCGCGTCGATGTAG